A region of Pyxidicoccus parkwaysis DNA encodes the following proteins:
- the moaD gene encoding molybdopterin converting factor subunit 1, with translation MSGAVTVLYFAAARERAGGAREALEVPEGARVADVLRLVSERHPSLAPLLPHLRVAVDQEFVGPEAPVRAGAEVALIPPVAGGSPGLFRVVDRPLRLDEVVDAVGGEAYGGLVTFSGSVRNQTKGRRVLRLEYEAYAPMAEKKLAEIGAEVAAQWPGTRLAIVHRVGTLVPGELAVVIAAAAPHRKEAFRGCEHAIERLKQDVPIWKKEFFEDGEVWVGLGP, from the coding sequence TTGAGCGGGGCCGTCACCGTCCTCTACTTCGCCGCGGCCCGCGAGCGCGCGGGTGGGGCGCGGGAGGCGCTGGAGGTTCCCGAGGGCGCGCGGGTGGCGGACGTGCTGAGGCTCGTCTCGGAGCGGCATCCGTCGCTGGCGCCACTGCTGCCGCACCTGCGCGTGGCGGTGGACCAGGAGTTCGTCGGGCCGGAGGCGCCGGTGCGCGCGGGCGCGGAGGTGGCGCTGATTCCGCCGGTGGCGGGCGGCTCTCCGGGGCTGTTCCGCGTGGTGGACCGGCCGCTGCGGCTGGACGAGGTGGTGGACGCGGTGGGCGGCGAGGCGTACGGCGGGCTGGTGACGTTCAGCGGCTCCGTGCGCAACCAGACGAAGGGCCGGCGCGTGCTGCGGCTGGAGTACGAGGCCTACGCGCCCATGGCGGAGAAGAAGCTGGCGGAGATTGGCGCGGAGGTGGCGGCGCAGTGGCCCGGGACGCGGCTGGCCATCGTCCACCGCGTGGGCACGCTGGTGCCGGGAGAGCTGGCGGTGGTGATTGCCGCGGCGGCGCCCCACCGGAAGGAAGCCTTCCGCGGCTGTGAGCACGCCATTGAGCGGCTCAAGCAGGACGTGCCCATCTGGAAGAAGGAGTTCTTCGAGGACGGCGAGGTCTGGGTCGGCCTGGGGCCCTGA
- a CDS encoding MXAN_2561 family MXYO-CTERM-anchored protein has protein sequence MRFLFVGLLLFASTALGQTLSLTVNNITDTSKAVGLNREDCGDTVQVRWTLSGGVACASMQLWVTKDGSCKDAPSTGDLELQEVSVNSVNSPGNLFREIKVNALPIFTSGDAGTVTCETAQVEQTMRVCAATKVQNSLLQCETIIKPATPPLVRFDTQPPPKPTITAVTSRDSALGVTVSAEEDSTVVVKAFLQSADGGVGSEVSSDETTATEGLANLSGLENGVTYQLIATATDVAGNSTDSDPSEGTPIKSNGFFEAYRNAGGEETGGCGAAGGGLAGGAVLAALGFWMSRRKQS, from the coding sequence ATGCGTTTCCTATTCGTTGGTCTCCTGCTCTTCGCATCGACCGCCCTGGGACAGACCCTCTCCCTGACGGTCAACAACATCACTGACACCAGCAAGGCCGTCGGGCTCAACCGCGAGGATTGTGGCGACACGGTGCAGGTCCGGTGGACCCTCAGCGGAGGCGTCGCCTGCGCGTCGATGCAGTTGTGGGTCACCAAGGACGGCTCCTGCAAGGACGCGCCGTCGACCGGTGATTTGGAGCTGCAGGAGGTGTCCGTCAACAGCGTCAACAGTCCGGGCAACCTGTTCCGCGAAATCAAGGTGAACGCGCTGCCCATCTTCACGTCGGGGGACGCGGGCACGGTCACCTGCGAAACGGCCCAGGTGGAACAGACGATGCGCGTGTGCGCCGCCACCAAGGTGCAGAACAGCCTGCTGCAGTGTGAGACCATCATCAAGCCGGCGACGCCCCCGCTGGTGCGCTTCGACACCCAGCCCCCGCCCAAGCCCACCATCACCGCGGTGACGTCGCGCGACTCCGCGCTGGGCGTCACGGTGTCGGCCGAGGAGGACTCCACCGTGGTCGTCAAGGCCTTCCTCCAGAGCGCGGATGGGGGCGTCGGCTCGGAGGTGTCGTCGGACGAGACGACGGCCACCGAGGGGCTCGCGAACCTTTCGGGCCTGGAGAACGGGGTGACCTACCAGCTCATCGCCACGGCGACGGACGTCGCGGGCAACTCCACCGACTCGGACCCGTCCGAGGGCACGCCCATCAAGAGCAATGGCTTCTTCGAGGCCTACCGGAACGCGGGCGGCGAGGAAACGGGTGGCTGCGGCGCGGCGGGTGGAGGCCTGGCGGGTGGCGCGGTGCTGGCCGCCCTGGGGTTCTGGATGTCGAGGAGGAAGCAGTCATGA
- a CDS encoding MXAN_2562 family outer membrane beta-barrel protein, producing MRRATALGFAALLAALPAWGQDSTSALVQQDVSLRSPRTGAINLRLGGYKPLIDKEKALGGNTPYKDTFGDASLLLFEAELQRFFYQGYGTAGLSLSAGYGEKYAAATLPEGGKAGEQTALRVIPLSANVFYKFDYAAFEWGVPLVPYGKLGLNYIPWWITKGSGREVADGFTGSGGKWGWSATGGLAFMLDVLEPRFARDFDSDLGVNHSYLFAEYIYADVNNFGGAGLNLSSRRWMFGLALDY from the coding sequence ATGAGGCGGGCAACGGCCCTGGGGTTCGCGGCGCTGCTCGCCGCGCTTCCGGCATGGGGACAGGATTCGACTTCGGCGTTGGTGCAGCAGGATGTGAGCCTGCGCTCGCCGCGCACGGGCGCCATCAACCTCCGGCTGGGCGGGTACAAGCCGCTCATCGACAAGGAGAAGGCGCTCGGCGGCAATACGCCGTACAAGGACACCTTCGGTGACGCCTCGCTGCTGCTGTTCGAGGCGGAATTGCAGCGCTTCTTCTACCAGGGCTACGGCACGGCGGGGCTCAGCCTGTCCGCCGGCTACGGGGAGAAGTACGCGGCGGCGACGCTGCCCGAGGGCGGGAAGGCCGGAGAGCAGACGGCGCTGCGCGTGATTCCGCTGAGCGCCAACGTCTTCTACAAGTTCGACTACGCGGCCTTCGAGTGGGGCGTGCCGCTGGTGCCGTACGGCAAGCTGGGCCTCAACTACATCCCGTGGTGGATTACCAAGGGCAGCGGCCGGGAGGTCGCGGACGGCTTCACGGGCTCCGGCGGCAAGTGGGGCTGGAGCGCCACCGGCGGCCTGGCCTTCATGCTCGACGTCCTGGAGCCGCGTTTCGCACGCGACTTCGACTCGGACCTCGGGGTGAACCACTCCTACCTGTTCGCCGAGTACATCTACGCGGACGTGAACAATTTCGGGGGGGCGGGGCTCAACCTGTCCAGTCGGCGCTGGATGTTCGGACTGGCGCTGGACTACTAA
- a CDS encoding PKD domain-containing protein → MPPSPRRSTPLVALLLMAVAVGSTATGCRHAVRPELGQDRTVEAGVPVELGSREKGAPAVTWELGDGTDAQQAANVSHAYARPGTYTVRALSEGEEVGRVRLTVVPRPVLRAVPADAQTVLWVPKLRGSVEPLVDFYEKLIGPENARRSLEEAPLVALLLRSLYGGPGVVDPDEGIGFFLLPGFDGAVALLGIHEPAEALDAVGRSLEESGHRVLRQEDGSARVVPEDNGPQWLLFEDRGYLYLAVPESPEATEEGAPVQAQLVASPDPEIVRRAVKALSGAGLSENALLGELRGKVAEGSVYVYSGARPEPREEPGPVRGFFASVGMESDDLVLDGFLASSRPLLQGASAPASALLEQAALGPVAAAQLSVPPEELAKLAFGAPGSPRRERTLERWRQQGLDAEALLKALRGDVAMLVYFDAPAFFRNFIRNKRPEPKGTVLVEAGLNSAEAVRTLIDKQLQDSSLRFTMQPLPDGVLYRTQVREQPVELRITAQRATLLAGEVLEGRKRGDVGAALRQRFGGAAFGAGHVSVMLDLGQLREDLQAPAEVPGVPPGQLDAAQAFTGALLDQLTPLDSAFMDFSLAEGGARLKGRVSLRGMREVSR, encoded by the coding sequence ATGCCGCCATCCCCGCGCCGCTCCACTCCACTCGTCGCGCTCCTGTTGATGGCGGTCGCCGTGGGCTCCACGGCGACGGGCTGCCGGCACGCGGTGAGGCCGGAGCTGGGGCAGGACCGCACGGTGGAGGCGGGCGTGCCGGTGGAGCTCGGCTCGCGCGAGAAGGGCGCCCCTGCCGTCACCTGGGAGTTGGGGGACGGCACGGACGCGCAGCAGGCGGCCAACGTGTCCCACGCGTACGCGCGGCCGGGCACGTACACCGTGCGCGCGCTGTCCGAGGGCGAGGAGGTGGGCCGCGTGCGCCTCACCGTGGTGCCTCGGCCGGTGCTGCGCGCGGTGCCCGCCGACGCGCAGACGGTGCTGTGGGTGCCCAAGCTGCGCGGCAGCGTGGAGCCGCTGGTGGACTTCTACGAGAAGCTCATCGGCCCGGAGAACGCGCGGCGCTCGCTGGAGGAGGCGCCGCTGGTGGCGCTCCTGCTGCGCAGCCTGTACGGCGGCCCCGGCGTGGTGGACCCGGACGAGGGCATCGGCTTCTTCCTCCTGCCCGGCTTCGACGGCGCGGTGGCGCTGCTCGGCATCCACGAGCCCGCCGAGGCGCTGGACGCGGTGGGGCGCTCGCTGGAGGAGTCCGGCCACCGGGTGCTGCGGCAGGAGGACGGCTCGGCGCGGGTGGTGCCTGAGGACAACGGCCCGCAGTGGCTCCTGTTCGAGGACCGGGGCTACCTCTACCTCGCGGTGCCGGAGAGCCCGGAAGCGACGGAGGAGGGGGCGCCGGTGCAGGCGCAGCTCGTGGCGTCTCCGGACCCCGAAATCGTGCGGCGCGCGGTGAAGGCGCTCTCCGGGGCCGGCCTGTCCGAGAACGCGCTCCTGGGCGAGCTGCGCGGCAAGGTGGCCGAGGGCAGCGTGTACGTGTACTCGGGCGCGAGACCGGAGCCGCGCGAGGAGCCGGGCCCGGTGCGTGGCTTCTTCGCGTCGGTGGGCATGGAGTCGGACGACCTGGTGCTGGATGGCTTCCTCGCCTCGTCGCGGCCGCTCTTGCAGGGCGCGAGCGCGCCTGCGTCGGCGTTGCTGGAGCAGGCGGCGCTGGGGCCCGTGGCGGCGGCGCAGCTGTCCGTGCCGCCCGAGGAGCTGGCGAAGCTGGCCTTCGGCGCGCCGGGCTCCCCGCGCCGCGAGCGGACGCTGGAGCGCTGGCGCCAGCAGGGCCTGGACGCGGAGGCGCTGCTGAAGGCGCTGCGCGGTGACGTGGCGATGCTGGTGTACTTCGACGCGCCGGCCTTCTTCCGCAACTTCATCCGCAACAAGCGGCCGGAGCCCAAGGGCACCGTGCTGGTGGAGGCGGGCCTCAACTCGGCGGAGGCGGTGCGCACGCTCATCGACAAGCAGCTCCAGGACTCGTCGCTGCGCTTCACCATGCAGCCGCTGCCGGACGGCGTGCTGTACCGCACGCAGGTCCGCGAGCAGCCGGTGGAGCTGCGCATCACCGCTCAGCGCGCGACGCTGCTGGCGGGCGAGGTGCTGGAGGGCCGCAAGCGCGGAGACGTGGGCGCCGCGCTGCGCCAGCGCTTCGGCGGCGCGGCGTTCGGCGCGGGCCACGTGTCGGTGATGCTGGATTTGGGGCAGCTCCGCGAGGACCTGCAGGCGCCGGCGGAGGTGCCGGGCGTGCCGCCGGGACAGCTCGACGCGGCGCAGGCCTTCACCGGGGCGCTGCTGGACCAGCTCACGCCGCTGGACTCGGCCTTCATGGACTTCTCGCTGGCGGAGGGCGGGGCCCGGCTCAAGGGGCGCGTGTCCCTGCGTGGCATGCGGGAGGTCTCGCGTTGA
- a CDS encoding aspartate-semialdehyde dehydrogenase, translated as MKNDFSIAVVGATGAVGREVLAALYAQDVPAERVRAFGSERSKGLEVEYGEDSLEVERATPDAFKGVGVVLLATPAEASRTLAPAAQAAGAWVVDASPAFRSDGNVPLVLPGFNSEALGAGFTFKGRVVCLPGAVTTAVVHLVEPLRRAFGVVRAQVTAMMGVSSAGVRGVSELEKQTADLLSGREPEPQVFPHRVGFNLVPQVGGFMVNSPWTEEEGGWTLEGARLFSARGDVPVIAGTAVQVPTFYGHGITLNVQLKKAGPVEQVRAALKTSPVVKVLDVPGERVYPMPMLVMSDPAVHVGRVRAFPQAPEWVTLFAAVDNASRGAALNLVEAGFKLAERPA; from the coding sequence ATGAAGAACGACTTCAGTATCGCCGTGGTGGGTGCCACCGGTGCGGTGGGCCGCGAGGTGCTGGCCGCGCTGTACGCGCAGGACGTGCCCGCCGAGCGCGTGCGCGCCTTCGGCTCCGAGCGCTCGAAGGGCCTGGAGGTGGAGTACGGCGAGGACTCGCTCGAGGTGGAGCGCGCCACGCCGGACGCCTTCAAGGGCGTGGGCGTCGTGCTGCTGGCCACGCCCGCCGAGGCCTCACGCACGCTGGCCCCGGCCGCGCAGGCGGCGGGCGCGTGGGTGGTGGACGCCAGCCCCGCCTTCCGCAGCGACGGCAATGTCCCCCTGGTGCTGCCCGGCTTCAACTCGGAGGCGCTGGGCGCGGGCTTCACCTTCAAGGGCCGCGTGGTGTGCCTGCCGGGCGCCGTCACCACCGCCGTGGTGCACCTGGTGGAGCCGCTGCGCCGGGCCTTCGGCGTGGTGCGCGCGCAGGTGACGGCGATGATGGGCGTGTCCAGCGCGGGCGTGCGCGGCGTGTCGGAACTGGAGAAGCAGACCGCGGACCTGCTCTCCGGCCGCGAGCCGGAGCCGCAAGTCTTCCCCCACCGGGTGGGCTTCAACCTCGTGCCCCAGGTGGGCGGCTTCATGGTGAACTCGCCGTGGACGGAGGAGGAGGGCGGCTGGACGCTGGAGGGCGCCCGCCTGTTCTCCGCGCGCGGCGACGTGCCCGTCATCGCGGGCACCGCCGTGCAGGTGCCGACCTTCTACGGCCACGGCATCACCCTCAACGTGCAGCTCAAGAAGGCCGGCCCGGTGGAGCAGGTGCGCGCGGCCCTCAAGACGTCACCGGTGGTCAAGGTGCTGGACGTCCCCGGTGAGCGCGTCTACCCCATGCCCATGCTCGTCATGTCGGACCCGGCGGTGCATGTGGGCCGGGTGCGCGCCTTCCCCCAGGCCCCGGAGTGGGTGACGCTCTTCGCCGCCGTGGACAACGCCAGCCGGGGCGCCGCCCTCAACCTGGTGGAGGCCGGCTTCAAGCTGGCCGAGCGCCCCGCCTGA